The DNA segment GCGAGAAGGGGCTTGCGGTGGCAGGCAAAGGGGCGGACCCcagaggagtgggggtgggggcagggctgcccctTCCCACGCAAGGAGCCTCCAGGCCCCGCAAAGGGCAGTGTGGACAAGGCTCCGAGTTGGGGAGAGAGGCGAGACTGGGGGTTTAGAAGGCATCCCTCCAGCCCCCCAGGGTAGATGCTGGAGAGGGAACACATCTCAGTGGACAAAGTTACCTTGTCAGATACCCTCAGATTTTTGTCCCAGGCCAGGAATATTTTCACAACAAGGTCCCCTGGGAAGAGAGGCACAGGTTAGACGGACAGCCGGAGCAGGGCCGAGCAGAGAGCAGCCGTGCGTGCTGACGGGACCTTTCGGGGTGGGGAGGCCGAGGTGCATTCGTTGGGCCAGAAAGGTGGTGCCATCCTTCTTCGGTGgcttggctgggggtggggggcaggtgtcAGTAGGTGATGTGCACAGGTCTGATCCTACCGAAGGTGGTGCTCCGTCACCGTGCAGGGAGGCATCGTCTCCCTTGACGGTCACATCAGCGCGCCCAATGGCCTGTCAGCACCCCGCACGCTGACGGAGGCATTTAGATTTGAGAGCCCCAGGGGTGCAGTGGAAGCCGAGCTTTTGTGTGCCGAGTGCAGACTGCTTCTGCCTGTGGCCTAATCCTGCCTCATTTCTAAGTGTCCCCGGAGGAGTCCTCTGGGAACAGAGAGGTCACCAACTGacagggaattcttttccattggaaaagtctagtcgctggaagtttctctaaaggggaataggctcagggttccccctaccaagcagccttttgaaggcctcgtggtgctcgggcagcaccggggacacccgccgtcgcttcagcctcatcttgaggcCACACAGCTTGTCCAGGTCCCAGGCGTCCTGCTCGCCCGTGGCTGCCTCCTCCGACTCCTCCTGGAAAGCGGCCGACCTCTCCCGCTTCCCGGGCCGGCCGGAGCCCTCTGGCAgagggctgctgtgtgcctgggctgctgggcaaagaaaccaggcGACAGCGTCCAGCTGTTGCCTTGGGGATTCATCCCTTGGTCCCCGTGTCCCTTCCCACTCCActccaactacccccaaaagacaagctgcccccagtgtctctgctgtcacagaccgtggccttctccccagccatctctccatccttctcctttaCTGGCAGCCATTTCTAAGTGTCCCCGGAGGAGTCCTCTGGGAACAGAGAGGTCACCAACTGacagggaattcttttccattggaaaagtctagtcgctggaagtttctctaaaggggaatgggctcagggttccccctaccaagcagccttttgaaggcctcgtggtgctcgggcagcaccggggacacccgccgtcgcttcagcctcatcttgaggcCGCACAGCATGTCCAGGTCCCAGGCGTCCTCCTCGCCCGTGGCTGCCTCCTCCGACTCCTGGAGAGCGGCCGACCTCTCCCGCTGCGTGCGCCGGCCGGAGCCCTCTGGCGgagggctgctgtgtgcctgggctgctgggcaaagaaaccaggcGACAGCGTCCAGCTGTTGTCTTTGCGATTCATCCCTCGGTCCCCGTGTCCCCTCCCACTCCActccaactacccccaaaagacaagctgcccccagtgtctctgctgtcgcagaccgtggccttctccccagccatctctccatccttctcctttgCTGGCAGCCATCTGCCCCCATCCACTTTGCCATTGTTCCGTCTCCCCGTTCTCAACACCCTTCCTCATTTAGATAATTCCTCCAGGTGCCCTTCCCCGTGTGtgtccttgtccccacacctacaCTCTCGTCCTCCAGTGCCTGGCCTTCTGAGTGTCTCCTTCCTTCACACAAGCCCCCCTGGGTAGGCCTTCCTGCCGTCGGCTCCCCGTCCTCAAGCCCCTCGTCCCTCCGCTGCCTCACCTGGCGGTCCTGGTCTCTGTGCGTCCAGCATCACATCCGGCTGGTGCCCggaggggccaggctggggcctcTGCCTCACAGCCTGGGAACTCGATGGAACACTGGCCATGATTTCTGCCCAAGTCTCACCCTCTCCGGGACCAGACCCTGTCCAAAATCCTCTTGTGGATTCTCACTGAATGTGAGCCCGTTATCCCTACTCCAGGCTAAGGAGATGCTAGGAGTAGAGAAAGCTCTGAGAAGGTGCTTCTGGCTACCTTTGCTGCCAAGCACCTACCAACCAGGAGGGTTGGAACCCTTGTGAGGTCACAGGTTGCTGCAACCTAGCAACTAGTTTGAAGGAAAAGCAGGCAACTGCCAGTCCAATCCGAACAGGGGCAAACAAGGTCTCCTGCCACTGGCCCAAGTTGTGACCACCCCCCAAGATGATCCTCGAGCCGTCCAGGTCACCTTTCAGCCCTCCCCCACAGATGACGTGTCCTCTCCACTCTCCACTTGACACACGGGTGGACTCTCGCCCTCTGTCACGTTCTCCTACGGAGCATGTCTAGTGAGTGGCTAGGAAATTCAGGGTAAGCAGAAACAGTCAGCCCTACAAGAGTGACATAGGTAGGTAAGAAAGATCCCAGGTACATTGACTTGGACTCAAAAGTTAAGTTTAGAACACTTGGCAGAACAGAGCTCTTGTGCTCAATGTTCACTGACACTAGGTTCAGGATTCTGTACAGAGGGACGCATCCTCACCCCTCAGGCACCTTTGAGCCCAAGAGAACATTTTGAGGACCTGGAATCATAGAATATGGTACCCGTGCTCACGCCCACTTCAAATGGTGCCTACAATTTCAGCAAGTCTATGGCTTTCCCAGAGCCTGCCCCTCAATTCCAAGAAAGTCTATTCTCTGTATAAAACTTCTGATCGTGCATATCACCTTCACCCAGAAATGTCACCATCTTTTGTGTATGCTATGAATAAAAAGTCACATGCACAAAAAGACTTAGTGGTAAAACGTCCAATTCAGGACACAGGAGGATGTTTTGTGAAGGTGGGGGCACACAGGGGCAGAGACGCAGCCCGGAAATCAGCCACTTGAAGGCCTGCCGTAAGCCGGGCGGCTCCTCCTGAGCTCCGGGCCTCTACTTTTCACCCGGGCATCTGAATctcgtgttttctttttcagtatttactgtggtaaaataacaTAACATTTACCACTCGAGCCATTTTTGAGGGGATAGTTCTGTGGCActgagcactttgaaattttgcaGCCATCCCCTACTATCCCATCTCCATATCGACACTGCGCACCCGTTAAAGAACACCTGCCGGGTGTAGTCTCCCTTCCGgtccctggcacccaccatcgctcccctctgtctctgtggctttggctcttctgggtcccTCATTTAAGTGGAGTGCTATAaaagtggtatgtgtgtgtgcggcttatttcattcagcacacACTTGTAGACAGCTTTCCTAATGACAACCCTGAATTCGTTGCAGTGTGTGGCTTATTCTTGGTGCCTATCTAAGCCAAGGGCCTGCTGCCTAAGGAAGAGTTGGTGCATGTAATTTTTGCAGACGTCAAAACACTGTGATCcaagttgtggtttgtgtatttggcCTTGCAGTTCTGACGGTTTTCGATTCATGTTTATTGTTAGGTGTGTAAACGCTGAAGACTGTTGTATCCTCTTGGTTAATTAACCACTTTGTCGTTGTGAAATGGCCTGTTTTGTCCCTGTTAGTATTCTGACATGGACTTTCTCTGACATTTATAGAGCCTCCCCAGACTTCTTTGGGCATGCTGAATCTTATTCCgtccttttacttttaagtttgcatgtttctatttaaagtgattttcttgtagacagcatatgatTGGCTCTTAcctttttatccagtctgaccaTTTGTGCCTGTTAACTGGGGTGTTGAGACCACTTCCATCTGACACAACTATTGGTTTAACTGGGTAGCTTGTGGTCTGTTGTCTTTGCTGTCTGTCCcatcttctttgtttcctttttcttctttgtcttccttcctttcagttcattgcatttctgtgattccGTTGTGTAACCTTTGTTGTGTTGTTGGCTATAACACTGTTATTTTAAGAGGTGCTCTAAGGTTTATACTGTACACCTTTGATTTATCATAGTTTTCCTTCAAGTGATCTATCATTTCACTGGACTGTAAGAAGCTCACAGTTCCTTCCAGTTCTCCCCTCTTGGTCTTTGCCGTGTTGTTGCACTTTAGTCTCACAGTAGTACCGATCCCACAATACGTTGTTATTTGTAGTTAAACACTCAGTTAACCTTTCAAGAGACTTAACTAATAGGAGAAAATACATAGttcctgtttcttttactttcattcctttgtatagatCCAGATTTTTATGTGCTCTCCTATTCCTtctgcatgaaggacttttcGGTGACATTTCTTGTAGTTAATGAAGAACCTTTCAGCTCTCGTAGGTCTGAAGATGTCTGCATTTTGCCTTCCCTTTTAA comes from the Manis pentadactyla isolate mManPen7 chromosome 10, mManPen7.hap1, whole genome shotgun sequence genome and includes:
- the LOC130679377 gene encoding speedy protein E4-like; amino-acid sequence: MASVPSSSQAVRQRPQPGPSGHQPDVMLDAQRPGPPAAQAHSSPPPEGSGRRTQRERSAALQESEEAATGEEDAWDLDMLCGLKMRLKRRRVSPVLPEHHEAFKRLLGDLVVKIFLAWDKNLRVSDKYLLAMVIAYFSRAGLPSGQYQRIHFFIALYLANDMEEDNEGPKQDILWLLYGNDRSQRLLFHQQRVQFAQSMGWKAWVSREECEEIQAFDPELPVWKRDRSLLAV